A window of bacterium genomic DNA:
ACCTGCTGATCCGTGAGCCCACCAAGCCGCAGTGGTTCTACGGCTCCGAGGCCTCCGCCCCCAAGCGCATGACCGGCTGGATCCCCGACGCCCTGGTCCCGCCCGAGGCCCGTCCGGGCCGCGGCGGCTTCCCGGTCGACATCCCGCGCGCCCGGCGCGAGGTGCACCGCCGTCAGAACACGCTGGAGGAAACCCCCACGCCAGCGCGCCAGAACCAGGGTTTCTGGGTCGACCTCTACCTGCCCCGCGACAAGTCCTGGCCCGCCGGGAAATACCTGAGCAACATCCGGGTGCGCTCCGCCGGCCAGGAGGTGGCGGTAATCCCGGTGACAGTCAACCTGCGCCCGCATTTCCTGCCCGATGAGAACCATTCGAACATCTGGCTCTTCGGCAGCACCAAGGTGGTCGCCTCCTACTATCCCGGCCTGCCCGACTCGCTGGCCGAGCGCATGCTCAAGTTCGAGTGCCACCGTCACCGCATCGACATGGTTGGCTGCTCCGAGGCTCACGGCTCGCCGTTCGACCAGGCCCTGATGGACCGCTACAAGCCCTGGCTGGACGGCAGCGCGTTCACCCCGGCCGCCGGCTACCAGGGTCCCGGCCAGGGCCAGGGCGAAAAACTTTTCACCGTGGGCATCTACGGCTCCATCACCGGACGGGTCTTCGACAACGAGCAGTCCGCCCGCGCCGAGAGCGACAAGTGGGTCACCTGGTTCGAGAAGAACGCCCCCGGGGTGCGCTATTTCTGGTACATGATCGATGAGCCCGGCCCCGTGCAGTTCGACTGGATCAAGCAGCACGCCGGCTGGGTCCACGACAACCCGGGACCAGGCAAGCGTCTGCCCGTGTTCACCACCCGCAGCTACACCCCGGAGCTGGACAAGGATATCGACATCTGGGCCGGCCACAACGGCGTGGACCTGAACAAGCTGGCCGCGATCAAGGCCCGCGGCGGCGACCACTGGTTCTACAACGGCAACCGTCCCCGCTACGGCGCGGTGATCACCGAGGCGGACGCCGTGGACCTGCGGGTCAACGGCTGGGTCAAGTACATCCACGGCGTGAACACCTGGTTCCTCTGGGAGGGAACCACCTGGGACCACAACAACCAGGGGCCCAAGGGCCATCTGCACCAGCGCATTTTCAGCGATCCGCTCACGTTCATGGGCAGCGGGGACAGCTGGGCCAACGGCGACGGGATCGTGTTCTATCCGGGACGCAACCCGTTCTACGAGGAGGAGGACCGCGGCGTGAACCGCATCCTCGGCTCCATCCGGCTCAAGAACATGCGCCGCGGACAGCAGGACTTCGAGCTTATGTGGCTGGCCGAGCAGAAAGCCGGGCGCGAGAAAGTGCTCCAGATAGTCAAGGGCGTGGTGCCCAGATCCCTGGAGGCGGACATGAAAGACCCGGTGAGCTGGTCCGAGCACGGGGACGACTACGATAAGGCGCGGCTAAAGCTGATTGACCTGCTGGACTGAAGAGAGAGCTGACAGATGAGAGCGAACAAAAGGCTTGTCCTTTTCTGCACCTCTATCGGCCTGTCCCTGGTGGCCGGGGCCGCCTGCGGCGCCCGGGGCTACGTGGAGACTTTCAGCCAGCATGACTGTGAGCTTGTGTGGCTGGCCGGCAAGTGAGGTCTGTTGGTGCCGTGAGTCTTGTTCGGCTTCCGAATTGACGTGTGCTTCTATGCTTATGCAGGGGCGCACCCGCGGGTGCGCCCCTGCATAAGTCTCTGTCGATGCTGCTCCACCGGAACTAAGGAAAAAGTTGGCTTTTCATTCCTGTTTGTGATACAGATATTGTCATGTCGGAATTACCCCCAAGGCGGTCTTCACCCGAAAAATACCATGTGAGGAAACGGATGATGCGTAGTAAATGGTTTGTGCCTGGGATTCTTGCCCTGGCTATGGTGGCCTGCGGCGGTGGTGAGCTTCAACCGCGCTCGCGGGCGCAGGACCTGGGTCAGGCGACCCTCAAGGTCATGCGGCTGGAGATGAAAGCCTCCGCTGAGGGCAGGGCCCTGGAGGGCGAGGCCCTGCTGGCGGACAGCCTTCTGAAGCGGCTGGACGACGGCTGTGTGCGGATCTGGGTCGACAGCGGCAGCGGCGACTGCACCGCGGAGATCGACTCGCTGATCGAGCTGACCGACCGCAGCGAGCTGCAGACTCCCGACAGCCTGGATGCCGCCGCGGCCGCGGTGGAGGTGCTGCGGGACGCCCCCGAGGTCACCGACATGGCCCGCCCCCTGCTGGAGGGCTACGCGGCCACGCTGATGCTCAACATGGACGAATCCCGCGAGATCGCCTCACGCCTGCGGCCTATCGAGCTGATGCTCTCGGCAGGGATACCGGTCACCTACCGCGACCTGGGGCTGGCCGGTGCGGACACGTTGCGCCTGATGGAGCTGGCCGGCAAGATGTCCGAACTCTGCGGGGCGCAGCCGTTCGGCGCCACGGCCTTCGATTTCTTCATCGCCATGCGCCGCCTGGATGATGTCGGCTCGCGCTTCGGCAGGCAGAAAGACGCCGGCGACCTGGCCGCCCAGGTCATGGCCCAGCCGGGCTTCGACAGCCTGCGGCCCAAGCTTGCCGCCCTGCCCGCGGCCACGGTCGCTTTCTTCGGCGATTCCCAGACCGACAACCGTCACTGGTCCTCGCCCGCCCACTATCCCAACGTGATCCAGGCGGTCTGCGACTCGGTCAACCCGGCGCTCAAGGTGGTCAACGCCGGCATCGGCGGGGATGACAGCCGCGAAGGCCTGGCCCGTATCCAGAGCGATGTGATAGACAAAGCTCCCAATGTGTGCTTCGTGCTGTTCGGCGGCAATGACGCCATGTTCTGGGGCCGCGACCACAGCACGGTCAGCCCGGAGCAGTACCGTCAGAACATCGCCGAGATCACCACGCGGCTGAAGGCCATCGG
This region includes:
- a CDS encoding SGNH/GDSL hydrolase family protein, giving the protein MRSKWFVPGILALAMVACGGGELQPRSRAQDLGQATLKVMRLEMKASAEGRALEGEALLADSLLKRLDDGCVRIWVDSGSGDCTAEIDSLIELTDRSELQTPDSLDAAAAAVEVLRDAPEVTDMARPLLEGYAATLMLNMDESREIASRLRPIELMLSAGIPVTYRDLGLAGADTLRLMELAGKMSELCGAQPFGATAFDFFIAMRRLDDVGSRFGRQKDAGDLAAQVMAQPGFDSLRPKLAALPAATVAFFGDSQTDNRHWSSPAHYPNVIQAVCDSVNPALKVVNAGIGGDDSREGLARIQSDVIDKAPNVCFVLFGGNDAMFWGRDHSTVSPEQYRQNIAEITTRLKAIGCRVVLLTYPTIPYMQPPEAAVLAQMNQGLAAVRDSLGAEWLDTAALFAQHEPRRMYAPDMIHFCPEAHLLLARRILDYLAEGK
- a CDS encoding DUF4091 domain-containing protein codes for the protein MRAIGSVMLCCVLALALSRPAAAGVTKVWAVGDGEKVFRYDQDHPSRAANSVWDGKSVSLTGLYNEVLGFQVIVEADSLGAPAVEVSVDPPVERASGKAIGSAGAQYGPGGYLEVFSQHYLLIREPTKPQWFYGSEASAPKRMTGWIPDALVPPEARPGRGGFPVDIPRARREVHRRQNTLEETPTPARQNQGFWVDLYLPRDKSWPAGKYLSNIRVRSAGQEVAVIPVTVNLRPHFLPDENHSNIWLFGSTKVVASYYPGLPDSLAERMLKFECHRHRIDMVGCSEAHGSPFDQALMDRYKPWLDGSAFTPAAGYQGPGQGQGEKLFTVGIYGSITGRVFDNEQSARAESDKWVTWFEKNAPGVRYFWYMIDEPGPVQFDWIKQHAGWVHDNPGPGKRLPVFTTRSYTPELDKDIDIWAGHNGVDLNKLAAIKARGGDHWFYNGNRPRYGAVITEADAVDLRVNGWVKYIHGVNTWFLWEGTTWDHNNQGPKGHLHQRIFSDPLTFMGSGDSWANGDGIVFYPGRNPFYEEEDRGVNRILGSIRLKNMRRGQQDFELMWLAEQKAGREKVLQIVKGVVPRSLEADMKDPVSWSEHGDDYDKARLKLIDLLD